From Coleofasciculus sp. FACHB-1120, one genomic window encodes:
- a CDS encoding ATPase domain-containing protein, producing MSNIKLIPTGVPNLDAVMGGGIPVYSLNIVAGQPGTGKTILVQQMLFNHIRNHSTAKVLYLTTLSEPTLKVVRYMQCFSFFDAEVFGEQVLYQDIGPFIREHSLPELADYILTSVEKHQPEILAIDSFKAIRDLSNEVSDFRRFCYDLSVRLASARCTAFLLGEYDRSDIGEGAEFAVADGIIYLNIALQEGEQQRFLQVYKMRGRATEMVPYPFALTDGGVQVLGSMLTLKRRETSLERESESVSTGIKGLDDILRGGIPRGRSILLSGVSGTGKTTLAMQFLVNGAHQGEKGLLFSFEETRDRLFRMAEGFGWNPQDLEAKGLLRIIFIPQTEIRVEEHLERMAQEIASFQPSRFVIDSFSVFLHKVKDLAVQREKTFQLSTLVQRVGAVGFFISNIPAGEVNRLSRFGVEETVVDGTIVLSTDVNGLQRRRYIEVYKMRTADHVPGRHRMEIGHQGIEVLYLAPTEQKTSRMKTPPLLAFSPLNAIAREGVFYGSAWLVRGEQGVGKTTLAQQFAIEGLQRGESALFIATEAPSYLLRQQMEVFGVEIESYLRSQHLRILDTHPFSREEYIDLTDMERFLYDIERHLRAMPKPCRLITDSLTPLAVQYAPDEFITFIERKNRLLRQLDVALFDTILPKTLNESILYSLLNSYDVVLDVYVPNWGEMGQSGQGFRVLQARKSRGTHADTRPYPYTIRQGKGVSVQEGFYGEI from the coding sequence ATGAGCAATATCAAACTAATACCGACAGGTGTGCCTAACTTAGATGCTGTAATGGGCGGAGGCATCCCTGTTTATTCGCTAAATATTGTTGCTGGACAACCGGGGACGGGTAAGACAATCCTGGTGCAGCAAATGCTCTTTAACCACATCCGAAATCACAGCACTGCCAAAGTTCTCTACCTCACGACCCTTTCTGAGCCAACGTTGAAGGTGGTGCGCTATATGCAGTGCTTCAGCTTCTTTGATGCAGAAGTGTTCGGGGAGCAGGTACTGTATCAGGATATCGGGCCTTTCATCCGCGAGCATTCCTTGCCCGAATTAGCCGACTATATCCTTACCAGCGTAGAAAAACACCAGCCGGAGATTCTGGCGATTGATTCCTTTAAAGCCATCCGCGATTTGTCGAATGAAGTTAGCGATTTTCGTCGCTTCTGTTATGACCTCTCCGTTCGTCTAGCGAGTGCGCGGTGTACCGCCTTTTTATTAGGGGAATATGACCGCTCGGATATTGGTGAAGGGGCAGAATTTGCAGTAGCTGATGGCATTATTTATCTAAACATTGCGCTCCAGGAAGGCGAACAGCAGCGTTTTCTTCAGGTATACAAAATGCGCGGTCGAGCGACAGAGATGGTGCCTTACCCGTTTGCGCTCACAGATGGGGGGGTGCAGGTTTTGGGTTCGATGCTCACCCTCAAACGTCGGGAGACAAGTTTGGAGAGGGAGAGTGAGTCGGTATCTACAGGGATTAAGGGACTAGACGACATTCTTCGGGGTGGCATTCCGCGAGGGCGCTCTATCCTCCTTTCCGGTGTCTCTGGAACGGGTAAGACGACGCTTGCCATGCAGTTTCTCGTGAATGGCGCTCATCAGGGAGAGAAGGGACTGCTGTTTTCTTTTGAGGAAACGCGCGATCGCTTATTTCGGATGGCAGAGGGTTTCGGCTGGAACCCTCAAGATTTGGAAGCAAAAGGCTTATTACGCATCATTTTTATTCCCCAAACAGAGATTCGAGTCGAGGAACACTTAGAGCGCATGGCGCAGGAAATTGCAAGTTTCCAGCCTTCGCGCTTTGTCATCGATTCCTTTTCTGTTTTCCTGCACAAAGTGAAAGATTTGGCAGTGCAACGGGAAAAAACATTCCAATTGTCTACGCTGGTGCAGCGGGTTGGTGCGGTGGGTTTCTTCATCTCCAACATTCCCGCAGGCGAAGTGAACCGCCTTTCTCGCTTTGGGGTGGAAGAAACTGTGGTGGATGGCACGATTGTCCTTTCCACAGACGTAAATGGTCTTCAGCGCAGACGCTACATTGAAGTTTACAAAATGCGAACCGCTGACCATGTACCGGGTCGCCACCGTATGGAAATCGGTCATCAGGGCATCGAGGTGTTATATCTGGCACCGACTGAGCAAAAAACTAGCAGAATGAAGACACCGCCACTGCTGGCTTTCTCCCCGTTAAACGCGATCGCGCGGGAAGGAGTTTTCTACGGTTCTGCTTGGTTGGTGCGGGGCGAACAGGGAGTCGGTAAGACGACGCTCGCCCAGCAGTTTGCCATTGAGGGATTGCAACGAGGGGAAAGCGCTCTTTTTATTGCTACAGAGGCTCCTAGCTACTTGCTACGCCAACAAATGGAAGTGTTCGGAGTTGAGATCGAGTCCTATTTGCGATCGCAACACCTGCGTATTTTAGATACTCATCCTTTCTCTAGGGAAGAATATATTGACCTGACTGATATGGAACGCTTTCTCTACGATATCGAGCGTCACCTACGGGCAATGCCCAAACCCTGTCGGTTGATTACAGATTCTCTCACCCCGCTTGCTGTCCAGTATGCTCCGGATGAGTTCATCACCTTCATCGAACGCAAGAACCGTCTGCTGCGGCAACTGGATGTGGCATTATTTGATACGATTCTCCCCAAAACACTCAATGAGAGCATTCTTTACAGCCTGCTCAATAGTTACGATGTTGTTCTGGATGTGTACGTTCCGAACTGGGGTGAGATGGGGCAGTCGGGGCAAGGTTTTCGGGTACTTCAAGCCCGTAAATCTAGAGGAACTCACGCTGACACCCGCCCCTATCCCTACACGATTCGCCAAGGCAAGGGCGTTAGCGTCCAAGAAGGATTCTACGGAGAAATTTAA
- a CDS encoding YciI family protein: MPKYVMWGSYCEDVLEKRSPYRQAHLDGLAAQKEAGVLMTIGPTKDITKVFGIYEAEDEAAVRQLIEADPYWQNGIWTEYDVKEWIQAL; encoded by the coding sequence ATGCCTAAATATGTAATGTGGGGAAGCTATTGCGAGGATGTTTTAGAAAAGCGATCGCCTTATCGGCAAGCGCATCTAGACGGTCTTGCTGCCCAAAAAGAAGCGGGTGTTCTAATGACGATTGGGCCAACGAAGGACATCACGAAAGTCTTCGGTATCTATGAAGCGGAAGATGAAGCCGCCGTGCGCCAGTTGATTGAAGCTGACCCCTACTGGCAAAACGGCATCTGGACTGAATACGATGTCAAAGAGTGGATTCAAGCCCTCTAA